The following are from one region of the Hymenobacter radiodurans genome:
- a CDS encoding NAD(P)/FAD-dependent oxidoreductase: protein MDTNLPVSSHPRVVIIGCGFAGLRLAKELRHAPVQVVVIDRNNYHNFQPLLYQVATGALEADSIAYPIRKIFAGQKNFFYRMADVQRVAPERNVVHTSVGDIRYDYLVIATGSLTNFFGIESIEKNAMQIKSIPNALNLRSFIFQNFEKALLTENPEEKQALLNIVVVGGGPTGVEISGSLAEMRRHVLPKDYPELDLKQMQVILVEAGPAVLGPMSVKSQQESKRYLEELGVIVRLNTSIKRFENCRAYYSDTEYIPTENLIWAAGVNGAEVPGLPPEVVARNKRISVNHWNQVEGFQNVFAIGDVANMVTEEMPRGMPMLAPVAQQQADLLAVNLQRIMRNETPKNFEYVNKGVMAIVSRNKAVVDLPKDVHFSGILGWFTWLFVHLMTLVGFRNKVVAFVDWAFSYFSSDQALRLIIRPFSRRDVKDDQGKKKAEHQNATPEYNPTPPAIQTPVAR from the coding sequence ATGGATACGAACCTCCCGGTTTCTTCCCATCCGCGCGTCGTTATTATCGGCTGCGGATTTGCGGGTTTGCGGCTGGCGAAAGAGTTGCGCCACGCGCCCGTGCAAGTTGTCGTCATCGACCGCAATAATTACCACAATTTTCAGCCGCTCCTCTACCAAGTAGCCACTGGCGCTCTTGAAGCGGATAGCATTGCCTACCCGATTCGCAAGATTTTCGCGGGCCAGAAAAACTTTTTCTACCGCATGGCCGATGTGCAGCGCGTCGCGCCCGAGCGCAACGTGGTGCACACCAGCGTAGGCGATATTCGCTACGATTATTTGGTAATAGCCACCGGCTCGCTTACCAATTTCTTCGGCATCGAGAGCATTGAGAAGAATGCTATGCAAATCAAGAGCATTCCGAATGCCCTGAATTTGCGCAGCTTTATTTTCCAGAATTTTGAGAAAGCGCTGCTCACCGAAAACCCCGAGGAGAAGCAAGCCCTTCTGAATATCGTAGTAGTCGGCGGCGGACCTACGGGCGTCGAAATCAGTGGCTCGCTGGCCGAAATGCGCCGCCATGTGCTGCCTAAAGACTACCCAGAACTGGATTTGAAGCAGATGCAGGTTATTCTGGTGGAAGCCGGACCAGCCGTGCTCGGGCCCATGTCGGTGAAGTCGCAGCAGGAGTCGAAGCGTTACTTGGAGGAGCTTGGTGTCATTGTGCGCCTGAATACGTCCATTAAACGGTTTGAAAACTGTCGGGCCTATTACTCCGATACTGAATATATCCCAACCGAAAACCTGATCTGGGCGGCCGGTGTGAATGGGGCCGAAGTACCCGGTTTGCCCCCCGAGGTGGTTGCCCGCAACAAGCGCATCAGCGTGAACCATTGGAACCAAGTGGAAGGCTTCCAGAATGTCTTCGCCATCGGCGACGTGGCCAACATGGTGACGGAGGAAATGCCCCGCGGTATGCCCATGCTGGCACCCGTGGCGCAGCAGCAAGCCGACTTACTGGCCGTAAACCTTCAGCGCATTATGCGCAACGAAACGCCCAAGAACTTCGAGTATGTTAATAAAGGCGTGATGGCCATTGTGAGCCGCAACAAAGCGGTGGTTGACTTGCCCAAAGACGTGCATTTCAGCGGTATTCTGGGTTGGTTTACGTGGTTGTTTGTGCACTTAATGACGCTGGTGGGCTTCCGCAATAAAGTGGTAGCCTTCGTCGACTGGGCCTTCAGCTACTTCAGCTCCGACCAAGCGTTGCGTCTCATCATCCGGCCCTTCAGTCGCCGCGATGTGAAGGACGACCAAGGCAAGAAAAAGGCTGAGCATCAGAATGCTACGCCAGAGTACAACCCGACGCCGCCCGCTATTCAAACGCCAGTAGCGAGGTAG
- a CDS encoding carboxypeptidase-like regulatory domain-containing protein yields the protein MSDKSRMYALVATLGLVLVLFVLAPTAGHAQGQRRVVQFSGIVATGDSLLGVPGATVFVPSAGRGTATNLYGYFSLPVLTGDSIVIRSLGYRNQYVIIPPDYPRQSYSVIVSLQEDVTVLPEVRVFPYATEKEFKEAFLALKLPKERGSSAARNLSPDVLRQIFNNAPVTSAGNYRQTLQQQQQGYDRRMGMGQTPQTNNPLLNPFSWLKLIQQVKDGEFKKKEGVDY from the coding sequence ATGTCTGATAAAAGTAGAATGTATGCGCTTGTAGCCACCCTAGGGCTGGTATTGGTGCTGTTTGTACTGGCTCCCACCGCTGGCCACGCGCAGGGGCAGCGGCGTGTAGTGCAGTTTTCTGGTATCGTAGCCACCGGCGACAGCCTGTTAGGTGTGCCGGGCGCTACCGTGTTTGTTCCTTCGGCGGGCCGAGGCACGGCTACTAACCTCTACGGCTACTTTTCGCTGCCTGTCCTCACCGGCGACAGCATCGTGATTCGCTCCTTGGGCTACCGCAACCAATACGTTATCATCCCACCCGATTATCCGCGGCAGAGCTACTCGGTTATCGTTTCGCTGCAAGAAGACGTGACGGTGCTGCCCGAAGTGCGGGTGTTTCCCTATGCCACCGAAAAGGAGTTCAAAGAGGCTTTTCTCGCCCTGAAGCTGCCCAAAGAACGCGGCAGCAGTGCCGCCAGAAACCTGAGCCCCGACGTGCTCCGCCAGATTTTTAATAACGCGCCCGTCACCAGTGCCGGCAACTACCGGCAGACCCTTCAACAGCAGCAGCAGGGCTACGACCGGCGCATGGGTATGGGCCAAACGCCTCAAACCAATAATCCTTTGTTGAACCCTTTCAGTTGGCTGAAACTAATTCAGCAAGTGAAAGATGGGGAGTTCAAGAAAAAGGAAGGCGTAGATTATTAA
- a CDS encoding ArsR/SmtB family transcription factor yields the protein MRLKHFSVAFGQQLFKALGDESRVRMLHLLWRNQEMCISDLEQVLDFTQTKTSRQLLYLKNAGLVSFRRLDNWAFYFIKDEMADLVHQFLGYMEKDPQLMRDQQIYQTLWSNRELAAYKLQNRRWTG from the coding sequence ATGCGTCTTAAACACTTCAGCGTTGCATTTGGTCAGCAACTATTTAAGGCCCTCGGCGACGAGTCGCGGGTGCGCATGCTGCATTTGCTTTGGCGCAACCAGGAAATGTGCATTTCTGACCTCGAACAGGTCTTGGACTTCACCCAAACCAAAACCTCCCGCCAATTATTGTATCTGAAAAACGCGGGCTTGGTCAGCTTTCGGCGACTCGACAATTGGGCCTTCTATTTTATAAAGGATGAAATGGCGGACCTGGTTCACCAGTTTTTGGGTTACATGGAAAAAGACCCTCAACTGATGCGCGATCAGCAGATTTACCAAACGCTCTGGTCGAATCGGGAGTTGGCCGCGTACAAGCTCCAAAACCGTCGCTGGACTGGGTAG
- a CDS encoding (2Fe-2S) ferredoxin domain-containing protein — MKYEHHLYVCTNQKSEVGRDVVKALKKEIKKQGLSKKLNRTLPTGCLDVCKHCKKTNCAAVMVYPEGALYGDVQPDDVPTIVREHLLHGRVVSKLLLD; from the coding sequence ATGAAGTATGAACACCACCTGTACGTTTGCACCAACCAAAAAAGCGAGGTTGGCCGCGACGTAGTAAAGGCGCTGAAGAAAGAGATTAAGAAGCAGGGCCTGAGCAAAAAGCTCAATCGCACCTTACCCACTGGCTGCCTCGACGTGTGCAAGCACTGTAAAAAAACCAATTGCGCGGCCGTCATGGTGTATCCCGAAGGCGCCCTCTACGGCGACGTGCAGCCCGACGATGTACCTACCATCGTGCGCGAACATCTGCTCCACGGGCGCGTTGTATCCAAACTCCTACTTGATTAA
- a CDS encoding YjjG family noncanonical pyrimidine nucleotidase yields MPPSQSFRPTKAYRHLFFDLDHTLWDFEKNADETLRTLFIHYDLARFGTFTVEEFIDRYRDINHALWRLYQGGKITQQQLRSTRFTRTLVRLGVDEAEVPEGISQHFTELLPTKSAVFPFTYDMLEYLQTKYTLHLITNGFKEIQYIKLDSSQLTPFFQEVITSECSGCLKPDRRMFEHALERTGATAEESLMIGDNLECDVLGAFNAGIDQVYFNPEKRRHFNEVTYEISCLSELKEIL; encoded by the coding sequence ATGCCCCCCAGCCAGTCATTTCGCCCCACTAAAGCTTATCGTCACCTCTTCTTCGACCTGGACCATACGCTATGGGACTTTGAGAAAAATGCTGATGAAACCCTGCGCACACTATTTATTCACTACGACTTGGCTCGCTTCGGCACGTTCACGGTAGAAGAATTCATCGACCGCTACCGCGACATCAACCATGCGCTGTGGCGGTTGTATCAGGGGGGCAAAATCACGCAGCAGCAGTTGCGCAGCACGCGCTTTACGCGCACGTTAGTACGACTAGGTGTGGATGAAGCTGAAGTGCCGGAGGGCATTTCCCAGCACTTTACCGAATTGCTTCCTACTAAGTCGGCGGTGTTTCCCTTCACCTATGATATGCTGGAGTATTTGCAGACCAAATACACCCTGCACCTGATCACGAATGGCTTTAAGGAAATTCAATACATCAAGCTCGATTCGTCGCAGCTCACACCATTTTTTCAGGAAGTAATTACCTCTGAGTGTAGCGGCTGCCTTAAGCCCGACCGGCGCATGTTTGAGCACGCCTTGGAGCGAACCGGTGCTACTGCCGAGGAAAGTCTCATGATTGGTGATAACTTGGAATGCGACGTGCTAGGCGCTTTTAATGCCGGCATTGATCAGGTGTATTTCAACCCCGAAAAGCGGCGCCACTTCAATGAGGTGACCTATGAAATTAGCTGCCTGAGCGAGTTAAAGGAGATTTTGTAG
- a CDS encoding nucleoside/nucleotide kinase family protein — MIHLLGISGKRGSGKDTVARLIQQLQPERNWQILSFGDAIKAVCATLAGEAIAPYYYQDGKAQLLPIFERTRGEMLQQVGQALRAWEPEIWVKAFFARLPEDQFVIVPDVRFANEAYPIRERGGLMLRVEGDPLQQRGDGTRDDNHPSETVMDTYPHFATIIHNNGSQEDLKEQVIALLASL, encoded by the coding sequence ATGATACATCTACTAGGAATTTCGGGAAAACGAGGCAGCGGCAAGGATACGGTGGCGCGCCTGATTCAGCAGTTACAGCCCGAGCGCAACTGGCAGATTCTTTCCTTCGGCGACGCGATAAAAGCGGTGTGCGCCACTTTGGCCGGCGAAGCAATTGCGCCCTATTATTACCAGGATGGCAAAGCCCAGCTGTTGCCCATCTTCGAGCGTACCCGCGGCGAAATGCTCCAGCAAGTAGGCCAAGCTTTACGCGCCTGGGAGCCGGAAATTTGGGTGAAAGCCTTCTTCGCTCGCCTGCCCGAGGATCAGTTTGTCATCGTGCCTGATGTGCGGTTTGCCAACGAAGCCTACCCTATTCGGGAGCGCGGCGGCTTGATGTTACGTGTGGAAGGCGACCCACTCCAACAGCGCGGCGACGGTACCCGCGACGACAATCATCCTAGCGAAACGGTGATGGATACTTATCCACACTTCGCTACCATTATCCACAACAATGGCTCGCAGGAAGACCTAAAGGAGCAGGTGATAGCGCTATTAGCTAGTCTTTAG